A single genomic interval of Hyalangium ruber harbors:
- a CDS encoding PAAR-like domain-containing protein, whose product MSVTALGLTVVGEKSKHQVVPMAPNMCHTPAAPSPLPMPYPIMGDSGSLSVKCSNIEIESKKVHSSFCKTGNMKGNEPGVALTKDITVAGVNRGVAWGLPVPAVTVHFEGKPVCVTGNVGFGDSR is encoded by the coding sequence ATGAGCGTCACCGCGCTAGGCCTGACCGTCGTTGGAGAGAAGAGCAAGCACCAGGTGGTGCCCATGGCGCCCAACATGTGCCACACGCCCGCGGCGCCCAGCCCCCTGCCCATGCCGTATCCGATCATGGGCGACTCGGGCTCGCTGAGCGTCAAGTGCAGCAACATCGAGATCGAGAGCAAGAAGGTCCACAGCTCGTTCTGCAAGACGGGGAACATGAAGGGCAACGAGCCCGGCGTCGCGCTCACCAAGGACATCACCGTGGCGGGCGTGAACCGTGGCGTGGCATGGGGCCTGCCCGTGCCCGCCGTCACCGTCCACTTCGAGGGCAAGCCCGTCTGCGTGACGGGCAACGTGGGCTTCGGGGACTCCCGGTAA